The Natronoarchaeum mannanilyticum genome includes the window CAGAACGGCCAGCCCGGCCCCGAGCAGGACGCTTCCGGCGAGGAAGTACCGGCGCGCGAGCCCGCCGGCGGCGTCGGCCTGCGGCCAGTCCCGGACGTGGCCGATCAGGTCGGCCATGATCAGCCCCATCGACGTCCACGCCAGAACAAAGAGGGCGACGTGGTCGGCCGCGGTCAGCAGCATGACGACCAGCGTCAGCAGGAAGACGAGGCCGAAGAAGCGCTCGACGTCGGGATCGGCGGCCATGTACCGACGCGAGAAGCTGTGGACGATCCCGCTGAAGAAGGCGACCGCCACCCACATGACCGCGGTCAGCCCGTCGATGCGGACGATTCCGTCGATCGTCAGTACGCCCCCCGGCCCCGCCATCCACGCGGCGACGGCCGCGTTGACGACGAACAGCGCCCAGACGAGGCGAGTCGATGCGCTCGGCAACCAGTTCACACGTTTGGCGGACATCCGTTTCTACTCATCAAATGTCCATTGTATCGGTTAAATCCTCTGTATAAGACCAACTGCGATCGTTTAATCCCTAAAACAGAGCTATATATGGACAAACTGTGTTCGCACGTCCAGTTCTTTCGTGCGCTCAGTGATGCCGGTGCGCCCCCGTCGAGAAACCGTCGCCGAAGAACGGCCCGACCGGTCGGTTCTCAGTCCGCGGACGCCGGCGGCGCGGCGGCGGGCGGGACCTCCCGCTCGGACTCCCACTCCAGATCGCCCCGGTAGTGGAACGCCTCGTTCCCTCGTTCGGGGTCCAGCACGGTCAGTTTCAGCCAACCGTTGTCGAAGAGTCGGCGGACCGCCTCGTTCTCGCTGAGGATCCGTTCGATCCGATCGACGGGCGCCTGAATCAGCGTCGTCAGGCGCAGCGGCGAGTGGTACGCCTCGCCGGCGTCGTCGTGGAGCGACTGGAACGGCAGCCCCATCCGGATGTCGCCGCCGTTGCCCTGGTAGACGCCGACCTTCCCGACGGGGTTGTGCGTGACCTTCGTGCCGCTCCCGTAGACGTCGTTGTCGACCGTCGAGAAGTAGTACTGGGCGCTGATCATCTGGACGACGACCAGCGGTCCGACCATGATGTTCTCGAGGGCGTCGCCGTCGGGGTCGGTCGCCCAGTCGTACGTGTGGAGGAAGGCGCGCCCGTCGAGGTCGGCGTCGCTGGTCAGCTCGCGGCGTCCGATGACGAACCCGGCGTTACCCGAGAGGCCGATCTCGGGGCGCGGTTCGGCCCAGTCGGCCGCGCGACGCTCGGTCTCCCGCGCGCTCTCGGCGGGCGCCTCGCCGTCGATCGTCTCGACGCGCTCGGCGGTCGCACCCTCTCGGGCCGTCTCGAGATCCGCTTCGAGCCGCTCGAACACGTCGGGATGGCGCTCCCGGGCGTCCGCGTCGGCAAAGAGGGTGACCTCGTCGGTCGTCGTGTTGTGCTCGGCGGCGACGAACACCGTCTCCTCGGGGATCTCGTGGCCGCGCTCGCGCAGGTTCGCGCGGACCTCGGGGTCGTTGCAGATCTCGGCCAGCGCGCGGGCGTTCGGGACGCCGGAGCTGCCGGCGCAGGCGCCGCAGTCGATGCTCGACTCGTAGGGGTTGTTCACCGTCTGGCTGGCGTGGCCGGCGAACACGACGACCGGTGCAAACTCGTCCCAGCCCATCAGATCGAAGGCGGCCTCGGCGTAGTAGGTGCGCTGCTCGGTCGAGATCCCCGCCGGGAGGTCGTGTTCGGGTTCGAGCGCGAGCGTCTCCTCGGCGGCCGTCTCCGAAGACAGCTCGTCGGCGGGCGGCGACGCGGTCCCGGGTTCGGAGTCGTCCTCGCCCGCCTCGTCGGGATGGTCGACGCCGGGCTCGCAGAACGCCTCGTCACGCGGCGCGCCCGCGTTCTCCCGGAGGTCGTACATCCGCGAGGGCAGCAGGGTCCGGGCGGTCAGCGCCGCGCCGAAGAACCCGCCGGCGCCCTCGACGAAGCCGAACGCGCCCGCGACGTCGTTCTTGAGCGACTTCATCAGCTTGTGGCCCGCGTGGGACAGCGAACTCCAGCGGTCGTGGCGCTCGGCCGGCGCGTCCTCGGTCGGACGCTCGGCGACGCGGTGCTTGGGATCGACCATCACCGGGCAGGAGTCGGTCGAGACGTGCTCGCCGTACTCCTCGTGTCTGATCGGGATGCCGAAGAAGCCGGCGTACCCGTGGGTCTCGTAGGGCCCGGAGTCCTCGATGTGCCGCCGGATGATCTCCGAGCGGGTGTCGATGCAGAACACGAGCTGGGCGGCCGGCGCGTCGACGTCGCCGCCGCTGGACGCCGGTTCCGGGTCTGCGTCGGCCACCGTCTCGCCGCCGTCGGGCGACGCCGTCGCCGCCGCGGCGTCGGCGGACCTCGGCGTCGGCGCGTCGGCGTCCGCCTCGGAACCCGACGTCGACGCGCCGACCGACGCGTCGACGGCGTCGACGAGATCCCGCCGGTAGCTCTCCTCCCAGGCGTCGAGCCAGACCTCGGGGAGCGGCGGCTCCTCGTCCGCGTCGCCCGTGGACTCGGCGCTCGCCTCGGGCGCGATCGGCTCGCCCATGTGCTTGGCGAGGATCAGGCGCACCGCGAGGTAGTCGACCAGCGTGATCGGGTAGGCGTCCTGCCAGGGGTTGTTCTCGTCTTGCTCGCGCTGCTTGATCAGCCCGGTCCAGCCCGGCAGCGCAGCGAGGTGGTGCTCGAAGATCTCCTCCCAGCGCTCCTCGGAGTGGTCGGCGAGGACGGCGTACAGCGCCTCCATCGCCGTGTCGGGCAGGTCGGTCAGCCGGTCGCGGTAGAACGACGCCACCGGCGTCTCCGACGCGGGGATGTCGGCGTCGTACTTCGCGAGGGCGCTCCAGGCCGCGTAGAACCCCTCCTCCCGGTTCGGCATGGCCCACGCGGTCTCGCCCTGATCGAGGAATGCGGCGAGCCACTTCGAGAGCAGCCGGTCGAGGGGGTCGTCGCCAGCCTCGCCCGGAGATTCGTCTTCGGCGTCCGCCATCCGGTCGAGCAGCGCCTCGGGGTCGTCCTCGAACCCGGCGGCAGCGAGGCGCTCGGACAGCAGATCGGGGTCGATCTCGCCGCGCTCCCAGGCCCGCCGGAAGTAGTCGGCGGGCGGGTAGCCGCGGCCGCCGTAGAGCGCTTCGCCCCGCGTCACCGCCTCGTCGAACGGCAGATCCTCGAATCCCGACAGCGGGTTGGCCGCCACGTCTGCGTACAGCGGCCAGACCCGGCCGATGCTCTCGGCCGCGTTGTCGACGCGAGCGCGCACCGAGTGCGGCCCAACAGTGCCCGAGTGGTTGTCTTCACTCATTTGCTCTGGACGAACGTAGACCAACAGATAAGAGTTCTGTATGTATACAGTATTAATCCGCGTACGTCCTAAAACACTATTATCGCGGAGCGGCGTCCGCGCCGATCCGGACAGCGCACGGGCGGGACTGTTCGGAGTCTCGTCCGATCCCGAATCGGAAGATGGGCGCAGCGGAAGAAACGGGCGTCAGTCGTCGGACTATTCGTCCGATATCACGATCACTCGGCCCGTACGAGCACTCGCGACCGATTAATCGTCGGACGGAAGCGGCTCGCCGCTCGGATCGGTCGGCGCCGGGCTCTCGCCGTCGGCGAAGGGGTACCACGACTGCTTGGCGTCGTTGAGGCAAGGATCCTCGTACCCGTCGGCCTCCTCGGGCTCGGCCAGCTCGACCAGCGCCTCCTCGCCGGTGGCCTCGACCCACTGGCGGAACGTCTGGCCCTCCTGGCGGTGGGCGGCGAACGCCTGGGTGAGATTCTTGATCAGCCCCGGCACCTCGTCGGCGGGGACGCGCTGGCGGATCCAGTCGATGAACGTCGGCTCCTCGCCGATGCCGCCGCCGACGCCGACGTCCATCGCCTCGACCATCTCGCCGTCCTTCCGGGCGCGCATTCCCTGAAGGCCGATGTCCGCGGTCATCGCCTGCCCGCAGTCGGCCGTGCAGCCCGAGTAGTGGATCTTGATGCGCTCGACGTCGTCCTGCAGGTCGACGTTCTCGCGGAGCCAGCGCAGCATGCGGGCCATGCGCGCCTTCGTCTCCGTG containing:
- a CDS encoding DUF2309 domain-containing protein, which produces MSEDNHSGTVGPHSVRARVDNAAESIGRVWPLYADVAANPLSGFEDLPFDEAVTRGEALYGGRGYPPADYFRRAWERGEIDPDLLSERLAAAGFEDDPEALLDRMADAEDESPGEAGDDPLDRLLSKWLAAFLDQGETAWAMPNREEGFYAAWSALAKYDADIPASETPVASFYRDRLTDLPDTAMEALYAVLADHSEERWEEIFEHHLAALPGWTGLIKQREQDENNPWQDAYPITLVDYLAVRLILAKHMGEPIAPEASAESTGDADEEPPLPEVWLDAWEESYRRDLVDAVDASVGASTSGSEADADAPTPRSADAAAATASPDGGETVADADPEPASSGGDVDAPAAQLVFCIDTRSEIIRRHIEDSGPYETHGYAGFFGIPIRHEEYGEHVSTDSCPVMVDPKHRVAERPTEDAPAERHDRWSSLSHAGHKLMKSLKNDVAGAFGFVEGAGGFFGAALTARTLLPSRMYDLRENAGAPRDEAFCEPGVDHPDEAGEDDSEPGTASPPADELSSETAAEETLALEPEHDLPAGISTEQRTYYAEAAFDLMGWDEFAPVVVFAGHASQTVNNPYESSIDCGACAGSSGVPNARALAEICNDPEVRANLRERGHEIPEETVFVAAEHNTTTDEVTLFADADARERHPDVFERLEADLETAREGATAERVETIDGEAPAESARETERRAADWAEPRPEIGLSGNAGFVIGRRELTSDADLDGRAFLHTYDWATDPDGDALENIMVGPLVVVQMISAQYYFSTVDNDVYGSGTKVTHNPVGKVGVYQGNGGDIRMGLPFQSLHDDAGEAYHSPLRLTTLIQAPVDRIERILSENEAVRRLFDNGWLKLTVLDPERGNEAFHYRGDLEWESEREVPPAAAPPASAD